The following proteins come from a genomic window of Solwaraspora sp. WMMA2065:
- a CDS encoding bifunctional diguanylate cyclase/phosphodiesterase, which produces MTRIVRRDNETDRQLVLLVGLVAVCAVAVGASSLYLVAGSLVSTPDELALVAALIFLAAVGVTVKWFVRIRSTAHAIAWSEVAILVGLAVAPATLVVLCTGLGVGLAMIVQRIARIKAIFAVAKNMLVAAAAGAGLHTLNWDPELAIYSAAFFGPLVTAYVVAVVLDEVLTIPVIARATGTGLCAIFRHNLGLRVSSAVIRFPLIVAILLILKADQWLLVTIPPVVLCIHLAYAGHARARDDQQAWQRLARATDALNVVDLDAVLSIAVVQAADLFSTDRVEVELNEPARLVQGNSDGVQYDGPTGSAPTPHMRTVIAVPLAGPGSTLSVGTLRLCLTGPVKFSDREHYTLRTFASALCTAVRNASLYQQLNQVAERHAREAAQDELTGLANRRRLMEHGVELLGSRRTSGITALLLVDLNHFKEINDTLGHGAGDKVLIQVARRLSANVQPGDLVARLGGDEFAVLLTTLPAPAIAAHRADALLAAICEPMELDGMRMNVEASGGIAVAPGSGGMAELLRRADVAMYQAKRSGGRTAVYARSRDTADVGRLALGGDLRRVVAQHEFNVDFQPIVDLGTGEVIAAEALARWQHPDRGRLDPKRFLETVERSGLLPAFADAVLEQSLIAAATWHEAGFALPVAVNLSPRSLLDRRFPGAVLARLQAHDVPPDRLILELTETLTLSQLEVVDQVLGQLRDAGVRLALDEFGTGYSSLSMLSRVPVHELKIARSFVMSMETSSEAVAVVRSTVDLGRSLGLAVVAEGVESEPQRRALWTIGCTAGQGHLFARPMPAHRLLTALQCGSGGRPGNLASPLHDEGAVIRIGQTRRAGQRHRNEKVPHLPA; this is translated from the coding sequence GTGACCCGCATAGTTCGACGCGACAACGAGACCGATCGGCAGCTGGTGCTGCTCGTCGGTCTCGTCGCCGTTTGTGCGGTGGCCGTCGGCGCCTCGTCGCTCTACCTTGTCGCCGGGTCACTGGTCAGCACTCCCGACGAATTGGCGCTCGTCGCCGCCCTGATCTTCCTCGCCGCGGTCGGGGTCACCGTAAAATGGTTCGTCCGTATCCGGTCGACGGCCCACGCCATCGCCTGGAGCGAAGTCGCCATCCTGGTCGGACTCGCGGTGGCACCCGCCACCCTGGTGGTGCTCTGCACCGGCCTCGGTGTCGGCCTCGCGATGATCGTGCAACGGATAGCCCGGATCAAGGCGATCTTCGCCGTCGCGAAGAACATGCTCGTCGCCGCCGCCGCTGGTGCCGGCCTGCACACGCTGAACTGGGATCCGGAGCTGGCGATCTACAGCGCGGCGTTCTTCGGGCCACTCGTCACCGCATATGTAGTGGCGGTCGTGCTCGACGAGGTGCTCACCATCCCGGTCATCGCCCGCGCCACCGGAACCGGGCTCTGTGCCATCTTCCGGCACAACCTCGGACTCCGGGTCTCCAGCGCGGTGATCCGGTTCCCGTTGATCGTCGCCATCCTGCTGATCCTCAAGGCGGACCAGTGGCTGCTGGTGACGATCCCACCGGTCGTGCTCTGCATCCACCTTGCCTACGCCGGACATGCCAGGGCCCGCGACGACCAGCAGGCCTGGCAGCGGCTCGCCCGGGCCACCGACGCGCTCAACGTCGTCGACCTCGACGCGGTGCTGTCCATCGCTGTGGTGCAGGCCGCCGACCTGTTCTCCACCGACCGGGTCGAGGTCGAACTCAACGAACCTGCCCGGCTGGTCCAGGGCAACAGCGACGGTGTGCAGTACGACGGCCCCACCGGCAGCGCCCCCACCCCGCACATGCGGACCGTGATCGCCGTACCGCTCGCCGGTCCGGGCAGCACCCTCAGTGTCGGCACCCTGCGGCTCTGCCTGACCGGGCCGGTCAAGTTCTCCGACCGGGAGCACTACACGCTGCGTACCTTCGCGTCCGCGCTGTGCACGGCGGTCCGCAACGCCTCGCTCTACCAGCAGTTGAACCAGGTCGCCGAACGGCACGCCCGCGAGGCCGCACAGGACGAACTCACCGGGCTGGCGAACCGGCGCCGGTTGATGGAGCACGGCGTCGAACTGCTCGGCAGCCGGCGCACCAGCGGGATCACCGCGCTGCTCCTCGTCGACCTCAACCACTTCAAGGAGATCAACGACACGCTCGGCCACGGCGCCGGCGACAAGGTGCTGATCCAGGTCGCCCGGCGACTGTCCGCGAACGTGCAGCCCGGTGACCTGGTCGCCCGGCTCGGCGGCGACGAATTCGCCGTACTGCTGACCACACTGCCGGCTCCCGCGATCGCCGCGCACCGGGCGGACGCGCTACTCGCCGCGATCTGCGAACCGATGGAACTCGACGGCATGCGGATGAACGTCGAGGCCAGTGGCGGCATCGCCGTCGCACCGGGCAGCGGCGGAATGGCCGAACTGCTGCGCCGCGCCGACGTGGCGATGTACCAGGCGAAGCGGTCCGGCGGCCGGACCGCCGTCTACGCCCGCAGCCGGGACACCGCCGACGTCGGTCGGCTGGCGCTCGGCGGAGACCTGCGTCGGGTGGTCGCCCAGCACGAGTTCAACGTCGACTTCCAACCGATCGTCGACCTCGGCACCGGGGAGGTGATCGCCGCCGAGGCGCTCGCCCGCTGGCAGCACCCCGACCGGGGGCGTCTCGACCCGAAACGCTTCCTGGAGACCGTCGAACGCTCCGGTCTGCTCCCCGCCTTCGCCGACGCGGTCCTGGAGCAGTCCCTGATCGCCGCCGCCACCTGGCACGAAGCCGGCTTCGCGCTGCCGGTCGCGGTCAACCTGTCCCCGCGCAGCCTGCTCGACCGGCGGTTCCCCGGTGCCGTACTGGCCCGGTTGCAGGCCCACGACGTCCCGCCCGACCGGCTCATCCTGGAGCTCACCGAGACCCTCACCCTCAGCCAGCTCGAAGTGGTCGACCAGGTGCTCGGCCAACTCCGCGACGCCGGAGTACGGCTCGCCCTGGACGAGTTCGGCACCGGCTACTCGTCGCTGTCCATGCTGTCCCGGGTGCCGGTGCACGAGCTCAAGATCGCGCGTTCGTTCGTAATGAGCATGGAGACCTCCTCCGAGGCGGTCGCCGTCGTCCGGTCGACCGTCGACCTCGGCCGCAGCCTCGGCCTGGCCGTCGTCGCCGAGGGTGTGGAGAGCGAGCCACAGCGTCGCGCGCTGTGGACGATCGGCTGCACCGCCGGTCAGGGACATCTGTTCGCCCGACCGATGCCGGCCCACCGGCTGCTCACCGCGCTGCAGTGCGGTTCCGGCGGCCGCCCCGGCAACCTGGCCAGTCCACTGCACGACGAAGGCGCCGTGATCCGGATCGGCCAGACCCGCCGGGCCGGCCAACGGCACCGGAACGAGAAGGTACCGCACCTGCCAGCCTGA
- a CDS encoding glycosyltransferase 87 family protein, producing the protein MQLDRGAGGLVGDLTLYLLSAAFAAVTAVASTLAPHRAWGAVAVVGYAAAALVVVGQLAVRRTARQRLTGGGTGDWQPTGRATRTWLTGGAARAWLTGVTWAAVVAVPLVMQAEQRADGRTDRAQEEVVVVDDGGASRLLADGSPYLSEQQIAALPADERLLGYLPYQPGMAIFGLPRALAGTGWWTDARIWFAVATVAALAAALALARRRAGPAGDRVLVRAAQLSTVLPIAALAMSTGGDDLPVLALALLALVLCTGGRYAAAGTAIGAAAALKLFAWPILLVLLCHAATRDRRAVGRVAAGGITLPLLALVPVAVVDHAALIHNVLGFPLGAGMVSSPAASPLPGMLISTWMPGGRIVAGGLLLAVGLAIAVRLVRRPPRTAAAAALICGLGLLAATLLLPSTRFGYLLYPVALFSWVPVLRVAEVQAQAFAPDRDEPLPPYGPGR; encoded by the coding sequence CTGCAACTGGACCGGGGCGCCGGTGGCCTCGTCGGCGACCTGACGCTCTATCTGCTCTCCGCAGCCTTCGCGGCAGTCACGGCGGTCGCCTCCACTCTCGCCCCACACCGAGCCTGGGGGGCCGTCGCCGTTGTCGGATACGCGGCCGCCGCCCTCGTCGTGGTCGGCCAACTCGCCGTCCGACGCACGGCCCGCCAGCGGCTGACCGGCGGCGGCACCGGCGATTGGCAGCCCACCGGCAGGGCCACCCGGACGTGGCTGACCGGCGGCGCCGCCCGCGCGTGGCTGACCGGAGTCACCTGGGCGGCGGTGGTCGCGGTGCCCCTGGTCATGCAGGCCGAGCAGCGGGCCGATGGACGCACCGACCGGGCCCAGGAAGAGGTGGTTGTGGTCGACGACGGCGGCGCCTCCCGGCTACTCGCCGACGGCAGCCCGTACCTGTCCGAACAGCAGATCGCGGCGCTGCCGGCGGACGAACGGCTGCTCGGCTACCTGCCGTACCAGCCCGGGATGGCGATCTTCGGGCTGCCCCGGGCGCTGGCCGGCACCGGTTGGTGGACCGACGCCCGGATCTGGTTCGCCGTCGCCACCGTCGCCGCCCTGGCCGCGGCCCTCGCCCTGGCGCGCCGCCGTGCCGGCCCGGCCGGCGATCGGGTACTCGTGCGCGCCGCTCAGCTCAGCACCGTACTGCCGATCGCCGCGCTGGCCATGAGCACCGGCGGCGACGACCTGCCGGTGCTGGCCCTCGCCCTGCTCGCCCTGGTGCTCTGCACCGGCGGCCGGTACGCGGCGGCGGGGACGGCCATCGGCGCGGCGGCCGCGCTCAAGCTGTTCGCCTGGCCGATCCTGCTGGTGCTGCTCTGCCACGCCGCCACCCGCGATCGACGGGCCGTGGGGCGGGTCGCGGCTGGCGGGATCACCCTGCCGCTGCTCGCCCTGGTGCCGGTGGCGGTGGTCGACCACGCCGCGCTGATCCACAACGTGCTCGGCTTCCCACTCGGTGCCGGCATGGTCTCCAGTCCGGCTGCCTCGCCGCTGCCCGGCATGCTGATCTCCACCTGGATGCCCGGCGGGCGGATCGTCGCTGGCGGGTTGCTGCTGGCCGTCGGGCTGGCCATCGCGGTACGGCTGGTCCGCCGGCCGCCGCGAACCGCCGCCGCGGCGGCCCTGATCTGCGGCCTCGGCCTGCTGGCCGCGACGCTGCTGCTGCCGTCGACCCGGTTCGGCTACCTGCTCTACCCGGTCGCCCTGTTCAGCTGGGTCCCCGTGCTCCGGGTCGCCGAGGTGCAGGCGCAGGCATTCGCGCCGGACCGTGACGAGCCGTTGCCGCCGTACGGGCCAGGCCGGTGA
- a CDS encoding CrcB family protein, protein MPRGSTAPLVLAAVAVGGAVGAAARFGIAAGWPGPVEAGPPWPTLVTNLVGCALIGVLMRVVTAVPRPHRLLRPFLGAGVLGGFTTFSVQTLEVADLLAAGRPWLAGGYTLGTLVGALGAVWLGGAAARPLADRLARRVR, encoded by the coding sequence ATGCCCCGGGGATCGACGGCACCGCTGGTCCTCGCCGCGGTAGCAGTCGGCGGCGCGGTCGGGGCGGCCGCCCGCTTCGGCATCGCCGCCGGCTGGCCGGGCCCGGTCGAAGCCGGACCGCCCTGGCCGACCCTGGTCACCAACCTCGTCGGATGCGCGTTGATCGGTGTCCTGATGCGGGTGGTCACCGCCGTGCCCCGGCCGCACCGGCTGCTCCGGCCGTTCCTCGGTGCCGGCGTACTCGGCGGCTTCACCACGTTCTCGGTCCAGACCCTGGAGGTCGCCGACCTGCTCGCCGCCGGACGGCCCTGGCTGGCCGGCGGCTACACGCTCGGCACCCTGGTGGGCGCGCTGGGCGCGGTCTGGCTCGGCGGCGCGGCGGCCCGGCCGCTCGCCGACCGGCTCGCGCGGCGGGTCCGGTGA
- a CDS encoding CrcB family protein, whose protein sequence is MSLLLVMCGGAVGALVRYLTDRVVVGLGRPSFWGTFLVNLAGAALIGLLAGAGLAGGGWPARLLATGLCGALTTYSTFAYEVVQLAGGSGRERWTAAGYATGTLLAGFAALLVGRLAGDILAG, encoded by the coding sequence ATGAGTCTGCTCCTGGTGATGTGCGGCGGGGCGGTCGGCGCGCTGGTTCGCTACCTCACCGACCGGGTCGTGGTGGGACTCGGCCGGCCCAGCTTCTGGGGCACCTTCCTGGTCAACCTGGCCGGGGCCGCGCTGATCGGCCTGCTCGCCGGAGCCGGACTGGCCGGGGGCGGCTGGCCGGCCCGGCTGCTCGCCACCGGCCTCTGCGGCGCGCTGACCACCTACTCGACCTTCGCCTACGAGGTGGTCCAGCTGGCCGGCGGCTCCGGCCGGGAGCGTTGGACGGCCGCCGGCTACGCCACCGGAACCCTGCTGGCCGGATTCGCCGCGCTACTGGTCGGCCGCCTGGCCGGCGACATCCTGGCCGGGTGA
- a CDS encoding phosphoribosyltransferase family protein, which produces MEMEYRDRRDAGEQLTGQLAQLRGRPDVVALGLLRGGAPVAAVIADQLDVAYDVLVIRKLGLPSAAEVAFGAIGPGGVRVLNPEIADQLDPGQIARITAEETIELRRREQLFRGDRPPLDLHGRTAVLVDDGLATGASARAAVAVSRSLGADRVVLAVPVGSAEAIATLQAVVDEVVCPLRPTDFRAVGRYYQDFHQVSDDEIAALPVGR; this is translated from the coding sequence ATGGAGATGGAGTACCGGGACCGCCGCGACGCAGGGGAGCAGCTGACCGGGCAGCTGGCGCAGCTGCGGGGACGACCGGACGTTGTCGCCCTCGGGCTGTTGCGGGGCGGGGCACCGGTCGCGGCGGTGATCGCCGACCAGCTCGACGTGGCGTACGACGTGCTGGTCATCCGCAAACTCGGCCTGCCGTCGGCGGCCGAGGTCGCCTTCGGCGCGATCGGGCCGGGCGGGGTGCGGGTGCTGAACCCGGAGATCGCCGACCAGCTCGACCCGGGACAGATCGCCCGGATAACCGCCGAGGAGACCATTGAGTTGCGCCGCCGCGAGCAGCTGTTCCGGGGCGACCGGCCGCCGCTGGACCTACATGGCCGGACCGCCGTCCTGGTTGACGACGGGTTGGCCACCGGCGCGTCGGCCCGGGCGGCGGTCGCGGTGAGTCGAAGCCTCGGTGCGGACCGGGTGGTGCTGGCGGTGCCGGTCGGCTCGGCCGAGGCGATCGCCACGCTCCAAGCCGTGGTCGACGAGGTCGTCTGCCCCCTGCGACCGACGGACTTTCGCGCCGTCGGTCGTTACTACCAGGATTTCCACCAGGTGTCCGACGACGAGATCGCCGCGTTGCCAGTCGGCAGGTGA
- a CDS encoding zf-TFIIB domain-containing protein, with protein sequence MQMNCPKCHGAMRQYERSGITVDQCTECRGIFLDRGELERLLDAEAAWNGGAGGQQSGQPPRPAPSPAGGYPPPPPPPPVHHQPGYPPPAPAYPPAPAYGHHGYHGHYRHKRQKSFLNQLFD encoded by the coding sequence ATGCAGATGAACTGTCCCAAGTGTCACGGCGCCATGCGGCAGTACGAGCGCAGTGGGATCACCGTCGACCAGTGCACCGAGTGTCGCGGCATCTTCCTGGACCGGGGCGAGCTGGAGCGACTGCTGGACGCGGAGGCAGCCTGGAACGGTGGTGCCGGCGGCCAGCAGTCGGGTCAACCACCCCGCCCGGCACCGAGTCCGGCCGGCGGTTATCCGCCGCCTCCGCCGCCACCGCCGGTGCACCATCAGCCCGGCTACCCGCCGCCGGCCCCGGCCTACCCGCCGGCTCCCGCGTACGGGCACCACGGCTACCACGGACACTACCGGCACAAGCGGCAGAAGAGCTTTCTCAACCAGCTCTTTGACTGA
- the dnaB gene encoding replicative DNA helicase, protein MSITDDLQTEPRPPARPTGPPGPPVKPPGPPTGGEPFDRTPPQDVAAEQCVLGGMLLSKDAIADVVEILKPHDFYRPIHATVFDAVLDLYGRGEPADAITVSAALANSGDLGRIGGAPYLHTLIASVPTAANASYYARIVAERAVLRRIVEAGTKIVQLGYGSAAGGGRDIDDVVDLAQQAVYDVTERRVSEDFAVLADMLQPTLDEIEAVGAQAGMMTGVPTGFTDLDRLLNGLHPGQLIIVAGRPGLGKALALDTPLPTPTGWTTMGEVVVGDRLLDATGRPTTVVGTSAVLLGGRSYQVEFSDGSVIVADGDHLWQVTHRPAVPVPVAAGAALAAVTPVPVSAALASAGRSGPRPAQSAPARSTQVLTTEEILDLLDRSPAERPEVTVTNCHALALPDRDDLPVPPYQLGVDLAGGDPAADHRQADRRIPDAYLRSSERQRRALLTGLLDTAGTRNPGGLDEYRTTSRLMVETVRELVASLGLHCTVSAGTVQGRMTSPSSVYTVTIHTHDDQQRRVTSIRPVRSVPVRCVTVDNPDHLYLAGRTMIPTHNSTASMDFARNAAIRAGHASAIFSLEMSKVEIVMRLLSAEAKVPLHVLRSGQLSDDDWTKLARRMGEISEAPLFVDDTPNMNLMEIRAKARRLRQRHDLKMIVVDYLQLMTSPKRTESRQQEVADLSRGLKLLAKEVECPVIAVSQLNRGPEQRTDKRPQLSDLRESGSIEQDADVVILLHRDDYYDKESPRAGEADFIVAKHRNGPTDTVTVAAQLHLSRFVDMAI, encoded by the coding sequence ATGTCCATCACGGACGACCTGCAGACCGAGCCCCGGCCACCGGCCCGCCCGACCGGCCCGCCCGGCCCACCGGTTAAGCCACCCGGTCCGCCCACCGGCGGTGAGCCCTTCGACCGCACGCCGCCCCAGGATGTCGCCGCCGAACAGTGTGTCCTCGGCGGAATGCTGCTCTCCAAGGACGCCATCGCCGACGTCGTGGAGATCCTCAAACCGCATGACTTCTACCGCCCGATCCACGCCACGGTCTTCGACGCGGTGCTGGACCTGTACGGGCGAGGCGAGCCGGCGGACGCGATCACCGTCTCCGCCGCGCTCGCCAACTCGGGTGACCTCGGCCGGATCGGTGGTGCGCCGTATCTGCACACCCTGATCGCAAGCGTGCCGACTGCGGCCAACGCCTCCTACTACGCCAGGATCGTGGCCGAGCGCGCGGTGCTGCGCCGCATCGTCGAGGCCGGCACCAAGATCGTGCAGCTCGGGTACGGTTCGGCCGCCGGCGGTGGCCGGGACATCGACGACGTCGTCGATCTCGCTCAGCAGGCGGTATACGACGTCACGGAACGGCGGGTCAGCGAGGACTTCGCGGTCCTGGCCGACATGCTGCAGCCGACCCTCGACGAGATCGAGGCGGTAGGTGCCCAGGCCGGCATGATGACCGGGGTGCCCACCGGGTTCACTGACCTGGACCGGTTGCTCAACGGGCTGCACCCCGGACAGTTGATCATCGTCGCCGGCCGACCCGGCCTCGGCAAGGCGTTGGCGCTGGACACCCCGCTGCCCACCCCGACCGGCTGGACCACCATGGGTGAGGTCGTGGTCGGTGACCGACTACTCGACGCCACCGGTCGACCCACCACGGTCGTCGGCACCTCTGCCGTCCTGCTCGGCGGGCGGTCCTACCAGGTCGAGTTCTCCGACGGCTCGGTGATCGTCGCCGACGGTGACCACCTCTGGCAGGTGACGCATCGGCCCGCCGTGCCGGTACCGGTAGCGGCCGGCGCGGCGCTGGCTGCTGTCACCCCGGTGCCGGTCTCGGCCGCTCTGGCGTCGGCCGGCCGGTCCGGGCCACGACCGGCCCAGTCCGCACCTGCACGGTCCACCCAGGTACTGACCACCGAAGAGATCCTGGACCTGCTCGACCGGTCACCAGCGGAGCGCCCCGAGGTCACCGTCACGAACTGCCACGCCTTGGCGCTGCCCGACCGCGACGACCTGCCGGTGCCGCCGTACCAGTTGGGGGTCGATCTTGCCGGTGGTGACCCGGCTGCCGACCACCGCCAGGCCGACCGGCGAATCCCCGACGCGTACCTGCGCAGTTCCGAGCGGCAGCGGCGGGCGCTGCTGACCGGCCTGTTGGACACCGCCGGCACCCGCAACCCCGGCGGGCTGGACGAGTACCGGACCACTTCGCGTCTGATGGTTGAGACGGTACGCGAGTTGGTGGCGAGCCTCGGTCTGCACTGCACCGTGTCGGCAGGCACCGTCCAGGGCCGGATGACCTCGCCGTCCAGCGTCTACACGGTGACCATCCACACTCATGACGACCAGCAGCGACGGGTCACCTCGATCCGACCGGTCCGCAGCGTGCCGGTGCGCTGCGTCACCGTGGACAACCCTGACCATCTTTATCTCGCCGGCCGGACGATGATCCCGACGCACAACTCGACCGCATCGATGGACTTCGCCCGCAACGCGGCGATCCGGGCCGGCCACGCCAGCGCGATCTTCTCGCTGGAGATGAGCAAGGTGGAGATCGTCATGCGGCTGCTCTCCGCCGAGGCGAAGGTGCCGTTGCATGTCCTGCGCTCCGGCCAGCTCTCCGACGACGACTGGACGAAGCTGGCTCGTCGGATGGGCGAGATCAGTGAGGCGCCGCTCTTCGTCGACGACACGCCCAACATGAACCTGATGGAGATCAGGGCCAAGGCGCGGCGGCTTCGGCAGCGGCACGACCTGAAAATGATCGTCGTCGACTACCTGCAGCTGATGACCTCACCGAAACGCACCGAGAGCCGTCAGCAGGAGGTCGCGGATCTGTCCCGTGGGCTCAAACTGCTGGCCAAGGAGGTCGAGTGCCCGGTGATCGCGGTCAGTCAGTTGAACCGTGGCCCGGAGCAGCGTACCGACAAGCGGCCGCAATTGTCTGATTTGCGTGAGTCGGGGTCGATCGAGCAGGACGCGGACGTGGTCATTCTGTTGCACCGAGATGACTACTACGACAAGGAGTCGCCTCGGGCGGGCGAGGCGGACTTCATTGTCGCCAAGCACCGTAACGGGCCGACCGACACGGTGACTGTCGCCGCCCAGCTGCACCTCTCCCGGTTCGTCGACATGGCGATCTGA